In Lolium rigidum isolate FL_2022 chromosome 7, APGP_CSIRO_Lrig_0.1, whole genome shotgun sequence, the DNA window ccgagagccaaaagtccgggtcATGATTGCTACCACATATATTAATATACAGCTAAAAAGAGTAACGTTAAGCATACAAGCGTTCCCTTGCCAAACTCATGTTTTATGCTTCTATTTTGCAGACAAACACTAGATAAATTTCATGCGCACTGGGTGATGTGCATTAATGTGGCATATTTTGTGTTCTCAACCATTCATGCCCATCAAATCATCAATACAGCTAATGTAATGTAGAACATGGGATCAGACGTTTACCTGGGGCAAGCTAAAAGCAGTACTGTTATCACCCATAACTGCCAAAGAGTCTCTGATTTGGTTGACCTAATATAACATAAAAACCCACTTTTTTTAATCAAATGTGCATATCAATTTTCCAGTCAATAAGATATAGCTTCAAATAATGTTACCTCATCAATATATTTGTCTCCTGTAATAATACATTAAAAGAAGGTTAATCCAACTGCTCAAAAGATATTTCCACATCCAACAGCTGCGAAAGGAGGTACTTCAATTGCAAAACCGCGAAAAAGTAGTCAGCCATATAGTTTGAACTAACCATTGGTGTTAGGCACCCGTTGGAGAGCTTCATCAACCATCTGCTGTACAGATTTTCCTTCTGTTGAAAAATTAAAAATGTGAAATTATCACAGGAAGTTTGACCAGGCAGTACATTATCCCCAAAGCAGAACATAACCAACAAATGGTAAAATGCAAATGCTAGACATGACTAAACAGTGAGTTATGCGAGGGAATGTATTTTTTACTACTGAAAGTCTAAAACCCATCCTCACTACTTAACTGACAACTATTTAAAAAAGAATGTACATACTTCAAGGAACATCAACCAATTACGGTAAATGAATGCACTTTATGAACTCCATGCCAAGAGTATTTTTGTGCAAAGACTGATATTTATGTCTCATCTAATGGCATCAGTGAGACAAGTTATTACATACATACTGTGATTGCTACGGGTCCAGGGCCATGACCCAGGGGATGAGAGCGATAGAAGTTTGGGGACTTGGATCAGATGTTTACTGTTAGTTCATTTTAGTTTACTGGATAACCCATGTAATACTACCCCTATTCAAAGAGAAGATGACTTTCTTAACTAATCATGTACTCTATTCATATTTCAAACTCTCTTTGGGCCCCTTTACTGATGTCTGAGTTGCTACAATCAGTTAGGTTGTGGATCTACAATCCTGACATGAGTGCCATTTAATCagataaaaatatgacatagaaACAAAATGTTCAGACGATACGGATACTGATTTTTGGAGGTCACCTATCCGTATCGGATACCATATTTATGCCATGTAGTGCGGAAGGTACTATGATATgtaaattgcacaaaagaaaacaGAAACTTACAAATTTGTTCCATTTAGCTATATACAACAGTGAAAGTAAATCATTTCCTAAAGTGAATCCTTCAATTCAGAAATGGGCAAATCTTCAAAAAGAATTCAACAGTTTCAGTGCCGGAAGATCAGGATTCAGCGGAACAAAGGTTGGCAGTCAATTAGAATTCTGATGATCTGTTCACTGATACACCAGTATTTCCCCATAACAATCTAATGGATCTTGAAGCAGCACAAGGTAACAGAAATCCAGTactagcttctacacacttctacTATATTCTAGGTAATTTGGTCTTTAGTCGTATGTGTTGTAGTAGTCTCTAGAGTGTTCTAGTGTGGGTTGTATTTGTGTTTGCTTTCCTAGTTTTAAGTAGTattctctagaaccttctagctaTAAGTAAAACTAAGTAGTGGAGGCTCATGTGGTCTATAAATAGAGGTCCTTGCCTCTAGCTATGAAACCGGACTATGGGTGTGTTTGGTTTATGCCTAGTGTTGCCCTACCAAATATTTGGCTAGCCAAAATTTTGGTTGATGTTTTGCTTGTCCATAAGTTGGCCAATATTGGCTAAAAAAAATAAACTAGAGTTGTTAGTGGGGCATTGGCAAGCATCCAAACACACACCAACCTTTTGGCCATAGCCAATAAATTGGTAAAGTAAAGTTCGGTCACAACCCAAACACGCCCTTAGATCTTGGACTAGATCTTGTGTGTTAAGAGTTTGGTATGAACTCTTAACAGCCCCCGCCCCTAGAACGATGTCTAGCTCAACATGTTGGAGTGGTTCCTTCAACATTTGTGCTGTACACGCTGTCGCAGCAAggtggagttgttcctccacaaCCTTGTACTGCTTCAGGTGGTAAACTCTGGCAAAAATAGATATCCCATGATACAGATAATCTAATTAATACGCAAAACAACTTACGTAGGAAATCCCTCTGGATCAGCCACAGAAGTTTTGCTGGCTCGAAAGCAACATCTTGCCCCTGCAGAAACgggaaacataatttacaaataATGTTCTATTTTCATAATACTGAGTCTGGTTAATGAAGTGTTACCTTCACTCTTGTTTCCACAAACCAGATAGACAAAGAAAAACTTGTTAGGACATTAGCAAAGTACATGTTAAAATGGAAACTTCCTATCAGAAATTGCAGCAACCAAACCTTCCATAGAATTCTTCACCAAGTTCAACAGCAAATGAAAGTCTGGATATATCAGCTTCACGAATCTGTCACCAAAGTATGTAAAAAATCGATGTCCATCAAATTGCTAGGGTATCAAATATGAATTGAGGTGAGGGCATCAAGGACCATAGAAACGCACCGTCTCAGGGAGATTGTAGACAAGAAGAGAGCTCAAGACAGCTGCCAGAGCAAATATCCTAAGATGAAAACAAAAGGTCGAAAAAACACATTTTACATCTGAACCAGAAAAGAGTAGTAACGCATAGTCATTGCACACTATTTGTAGGCAACCAACCTATCATCATATACATTCGATTTCCCAATGCTCTCAAATCCTTCAGTGTCCAGGTAAAGGACAGACACTTTGGAGCCATCAACATCGACCTCAACGGGAGTACCCCAAATCCATATACCTTAAAGATGTTCAGAAGTGTGTAGATATCTCCAATTAGCATACGGGGATGACATTTATAAGGGTAATAATGGTGGCATTGGCAGCCCTTCTTACCTTTTGTTTTGGTATCTCGCATGTGACCAACTCCAAAACCTGCAGAGCAAATTATCATCCCCAGTGGCCTAGTCAACATAACCATTAATCTGAAGCATGATATAGAAGACCAGAAGGTCCATGTACCTTTATCACATGATAAGGAGAGAAGTTGGTTGAGAAgaaaagattttccggatcgatatGGACCAATAACCTGATTTGTCAATATATCGCAGAAACATAGAGCCTTAGTCGGTGCAAGGACAAAAACATGTAAAGACGACACTAGGTAGGAAAACGTAAGAATTTCATGAGGATGACAGTTGGTTCAGATTCTGAACTTGGTACATACAGAGACAGCAGCTATTGGAGTTTTGATCCTTTGAATTGCCTCCAAGCCTTGTTTTGAAAGACGGAGCTTAGTGTGGCCATAATCCGGCTCCACTATCGGAAACCTGCATAATTGCCATTGATCAAAACTCGCAAGTTCTGACTGCTGCGAAGATGGCTGTACAGCATACCCCGCTGACAAACAACATTATTTACTTCTACTATTCACACTACGGTACAAAATGAAACATGACTGGCACGCGCGTGATACTTGTTGTGAGGGCGATAGGCATATATGCGAATGCGCGATGCAAGCGGACAAGCAGTAGCGCTAAGGAAGAACAATGAACAGTCCTATACAACCTGGAGCTGAAGGCTGAAGCTACAATTAAAACGCAGAGTTCGACGCCAAACGCCAGGAGTAGGAAGATGTGCACTTACGCGCGCTCGAGCTCACCGGCATCGGAttcccctaccgccgccgcaagcatcgccaccaccgccgccgcagcccacaCCACCAGAGCACACCTCGGCCACCCCATCCCCGCCGCACCACCCAGTCACCCCCTGTGACCACGGCACGCGCGCGCGTCGGCACTCGCTACGTACCCTCCAGTTCCCGCGGCCGACGAACGTACACCGGACACCGAAACGTTCTCCGCGGGCAAGGGAGGAGCACGTGGAGCTGAGGAGAAGGGAGAGATCCGGCGAGCGGCGGGCaacggaggaggagtgggaggcggggTGATATAGCGGTAAGGTTTTGGGATGGCACGCGGCGGTGGGTTTCCCTTTTGCTTGGAGGCGGAGGGGAGGGAAGCCAGTCCAGCCAGGAGACGTCGAGGCGACGCGACGGTGGCTGGTCGGCCGTCGGCGTGTGGAACAGAGGAACTTTCTCTTCTCATTGACATGGGAAGAGAAGAATGGGTTAGCGAGGAATTCCTTAACTAATAAATGGCCTAATTAAGTGGCAGGATGGCTCAGGCACCAGTGGCCATACGTGTCACTCCAAGGTGGAACGTTTTGTGCCCTTAAACCTATGGGCCGTGGCCCATGGACTGCAAATAAGGACATCTAGACCGTCCCGACCCCTAAATATACTCGGCCGTGACATCTCTAATTAAAACTTGGCCACCCAACCACCCACACTGCACCGTTGCTAGGGTTGCCTCCGCCAACATCTCGCAGCCTCTGCCGCCCTACTGCCCCACTTCGGCTAACTGACTGTCAGGATCCAACTCCACTAAGAAACAATAGAGGGGATAACTAACAAGGACAGTAAGGAAAAATAGGCAGAAACTCAAGATCTAAGATAAATAAAGGCAAGAACAGGGAAGAACCGGAAGGGAAAGGTAGTGCAAGACATGGAAAAGTAGATGTTTTGTTATTACTCGTGCCTCCCTTCCACCCCTCTCCAGCCTTTATACCAAGCTGGAGCCACGAGTTGTGTAGCGTTATTACAAAACTTCCCTCCTTAGGCTTAATTCGAATTCATTACAGGAAACAAAGGAAAGGTCTCTCCTCTGCTTCGGCCCAGTTGTCTGACGAAACTGAATATGTTGTTGTCGATATTATAGGATCCTGACATTACCGGTCGCTGCAGTCAAGACTTCAAGGCTTGAACTTGGGAAATTTTGCTTGAACGAAGCCTGCATCctcccatgtggcttcatcttATTGGAGGTTCTCCCAATGTATCATCCATTGGACGGACGCGACGTCATAATCACCATTAGACCGGGGAACTTGCCTGCGATCAAGAACAACAAACGGATAAGATTTGATCTTACCTTCAGAAGTGAGGAGTGGCAATTGAGGATTAGGAACTACAGAAGGGCCCAAATGTTTCTTGACATGATTCACATGAAAAATAGCATGTAATTTAGTTCCTTCAGGCAGATGTAGCATGTAAGCTAATCTTTCCACTTTGGCCATGATTCTGAATGGACCATAGTACCTGGATGCCAACTTCAGAGCATTTCCACTGCCTAGTGCTCCTTTTCTGTGAGGTTGCATTTTCAGATATACCATTTCTCCTTCTGTAAATCTTCTTGTTGTTATATTTAAATCTGCATACTTCTTCAGTTTCAGCTGACCTTGTGCCAAATTGGCCTGCAATGATTTCATAATTGTTGTCTGATCGATCCCTGAGAGTGGTTTGACTTTCGAGAGAAGCATTACCAGAGATTGCCAGTTCACCATTCTGTGGTGGGTGATACCCATATAATGCTTCAAAAGGAGTTGTCTTGATTGCTGTGTGGTAAGAACTATTGTACCGCCACTCTGCAATTGGAATTAACTTTGCCCATTTCTttggttcttgaaaatccatactTTGCAGATATTGCTCTAGGCACTGATTCActctatctttgtttgtccatcaGATTCTGGGTGGTAAGCTGTGTTGAAGTTTAATTTGAATTTGAGTACACTGAACATTTCGTGCCACAGTTTACTTTGGAATATTCGATCCCTGTCAGTCACAATCACTTGAGGAAACCCATGTAGTTTATGGATATTATCCATGAATAATTGAGTGACCTTATGTACTGTAAATGGATGTGATAATGGAAGGAAGTGAGCACATTTGGTCAATCTGTCCACCACAACTAAGATCACATCCTTACTTTTGGATTTTGGTAGGCCTTCGACAAAGTCCATGCTAATCTCAGTCCACCTAAACTTTGGCACATTTAATGGTTCGAGTAAGCCAGGATAATGCACATGTTCTGTTTTAGAGATTTGGCAGATAGGGCCGTGTTGGACTTTCTCTATTATGAATTGTTTCATATTGGGCCAGTAAAAGAGATGCTTCAATCTCTGTAAAGTTACTCTCTGCCCAGAGTGACCACCAAGCACTGAAGAGTGGAATGTCTCAAATAATGTTGATTTCAGGTCTGTAgtagggtgatgacccacaagtatagggggtgtatcgtagtacttttgataaataagagtgtcgaacccaacgaggagcagaaggtgttgacaagcagtttcgatgaaggattcactgtaaatgctcacagacaaatattcaggaggttttgatgtaacagatgaataaagtacaagtaagtaaaatgcgagagaaataattgcagcgagtggcccaatcctttttagcacaaaggacaagccggtttgtttacttataatgaccaaacgttcttgaggacacacgggaatttagtctagtgctttcgctacatacagctgattaatcttcattgttttgataagtgttgtgtgggtgaacctatgctaatgtaccgcccttcctaggactaatacatacttgtgattataccccttgcaagcatccgcaactacaagaaagtaattaagataaatctaaccacggccttaaactctgagatcctgcgatccctcctgcatcgatataccaacgggggcttaggtttctgtcactccggcaaccccgcaattggcaagcgagtacaagatgcattcccctaggcccataaatggtgaagtatcgtgtagtcgacgttcacacgacaccactagaagaatgacaccacaacttaaatatcataacattgaatattactcaaccataattcactactaacatttagacttcacccatgtcctcaagaactaaacgaactactcacaagacatcatatggaacatgatcagaggtgatatgatgatgaataacaatctgaacataaaccttggttcaacggtttcactcaatagcatcaataacaagtagaaatcaacaccgggagagtttcccctatcaaacaaacaagatcaaacccaaattgttacagcggtgacgaggtgcagcggtggatatggcggtgatgatgatgaagatgatggtgatggtgatggagataatgtccagctcgatggcggtgacgatggcgtcgatttccccctccgggagggaatttcccggcggattccgcccatcggagagctcttttctctctggtgttctccgccccgcgaggcggcgcgtggctcttcgcgacgtaccctgctggagcttaggttttcgggacgaagggtttcgcgaagaagaggaggcgaaaggggctgtggggcccccacaccacaaggtggcgcggcccggccacgggccgcgccggcctgtggtctggccccaccttgggtcttctcggctcccccttctggccttctccgtcatctggaaaaataggatttttggtgtaatttccttccacagttgatcttctgaaatatttttttttgaaaggaatcttctgaaatattgcatcctgacggtgctttttccagcagaatcctggctccggtgcgcgatctccaaataatcatgaaacatgcaaaatagatgaaataacataagtattgtgtcccaatatgaaatatatcaatgaataacgagcaaattatgatatacaatagtgatgcaaattggacatatcaactcccccaagcttagacttcgcttgtccccaagcgaagcgagctcagtaaacaagaccacatgtttatggagtgaagagtcgataaataaaatacggacaagaagcatcatattaattcacacaaggcattctagtaaacaacttccccatataactcaatcttgaaacaagtataaggtaatcacaaataaaggtgcataagaaatcataatcggtgatggcaaactttgttcttggtcagagaacagttaacagattatacttatctattgagcagcgctctcatattaaagcttatggtaaacttgcatactcaatcatattaatcattgatgactttcaaagctatattcattcaggtaaaacttgtactaaacaaggaagagtaaagacatgatgaagcaaatcacaatataatagtttgatcacaacaactcaaatgcttgcttgagatggagggaaataggtttaatgactcaacataaagtaaaagacgaggcccttcgcgagaggaagcagggattaaatcatgtgctagagctttttcggttttgaagtcatataaagagaataaaagtaaagttttgagaggtgtttgtcgttgtcaacgactggtagcgagtactctaacccccttgccaaacgagacctccaaagagcggctcccatgaaggacgttatctctaccggccaaggtagatcacccctcttctcttttgtttacacatgtattttagtttatttaaggatgacactccccccaacctttgcttacacaagccatggctaaccgaatcctcgggtgccttccaacaatctcataccatggaggagtgtctattgcaaaattaagttgcttactgatgaatcagagcaaaacatgtgaagagaattattaatgagagttgattaattggggctgggaaccccgttgccagctcttattgcaaaattatgggataagtggatgaacactacaagaaaagttgccatggccgacgaagttgaagtcgcgccgtggttgctggtgtaccatggccgacgatttttggtccctccgtggtgcatgtcaaaacttttttttcgtttttgaggccacctagccgacgaaagcggccaaaacgtcgcgtatggtggccgggacgtggtgcatctcgaaatctcgggttcgccggccgagtcaacgcaaatccgcaccactgagggatgtagggcccggatggcagcctctccggcattgtttttttctcgatcgcgccatctcgttcaacgttctccgatagagccgtttacgatgcaggatcatgggtcccgcatgtcatcctctatgaaccaaaattctttctattcttggatttttttgaccccctgatttctggctacttcctttttcttttgatcccttgccgccttggaaacgttgagaccgctgtctgctaaatgggacccgcatgtcatcctctatgtgcaatcaactttcttttcttggagttttttggcacctcaaatttggtcacttgtctttttctttcgatccctgccgcctcacaaacggtgataccgctgctgctagctgggacccgcatgtcatcctctatgtactataaaactttcttttcttgaattatttttggcacctcatatttggtcacttacctttttctttcgatcccctgccgcctctcaaacggtgataccgctgctgctaaatgggacccgcatgtcatcctctatgtactataaaactttcttttcttggagttttttttggcacctcaaatttggtcacttgcctttttctttcgatcccctgccgcctctcaaacggtgataccgctgctgctaactgggacccgcatgtcatcctctatgtactataaaactttcttttcttcaattatttttggcacctcatatttggtcacttacctttttctttcgatcccctgccgcctctcaaacggtgataccgctgctgctaaatgggacccgcatgtcatcctctatgtactataaaactttttttttcttggagttttttttggcacctcaaatttggtcacttgcctttttctttcgatcccctgccgcctctcaaacggtgataccgctgctgctaactgggacccgcatgtcatcctctatgtactataaaactttcttttcttgaattatttttggcacctcatatttggtcacttgcctttttctttcgatcccctgccgcctctcaaacggtgataccgctcgttgctaaatgggacccgcatgtcatcctctatgtactataaaactttcttttcttgaattatttttggctcct includes these proteins:
- the LOC124674398 gene encoding guanylate-binding protein 5-like isoform X2, whose amino-acid sequence is MGWPRCALVVWAAAAVVAMLAAAVGESDAGELERAFPIVEPDYGHTKLRLSKQGLEAIQRIKTPIAAVSVIGPYRSGKSFLLNQLLSLSCDKGFGVGHMRDTKTKGIWIWGTPVEVDVDGSKVSVLYLDTEGFESIGKSNVYDDRIFALAAVLSSLLVYNLPETIREADISRLSFAVELGEEFYGRVKGQDVAFEPAKLLWLIQRDFLQGKSVQQMVDEALQRVPNTNGDKYIDEVNQIRDSLAVMGDNSTAFSLPQPHLQRTKLCDMEDQELEPLYVQRRDELKQLVVSMIKPKLVQGRTLNGKEFVSFLGQILEALNKGEIPSTGSLVEVFNKGILERCLKLYNKRMEGVGLPVSVDKLQHVHVLAEDEARKLFDKQHFGPQKLWLS